A window of the Oncorhynchus keta strain PuntledgeMale-10-30-2019 chromosome 21, Oket_V2, whole genome shotgun sequence genome harbors these coding sequences:
- the LOC118400267 gene encoding olfactory receptor class A-like protein 4: MESPMPELRELEPVGVGLRVTTSPTQTAFYIILVLLGIVGNTTVIGVILDSVFKDPSGVRNSDIILMNMVLSNLLVSVLRNVLLVISDLGLELNSSRDGCHVLMGVWVWLRSANVWSTLFLSAFHFQTLRRVAPPPGTVHRPRRPPKTLLISLGLIWFLNLIYAIPAHIYSTKGNKNSTETLMLVSSTTRPLLGCVWNFPSSSNGLAYATTSMVIHEILPIILMAITNLGSLYTLYTHGRTHNPAHMTQDAPVIKRIPAERRAAKVILALIMLFIGSWGTSIISINYFNYNRGLSAEFLLVIARFANTIFIAISPIVLALGHRRLRAIAKSFLTH, from the exons ATGGAGAGCCCAATGCCAGAGTTGAGAGAGTTGGAGCCTGTGGGTGTGGGGCTCCGTGTCACCACGTCTCCCACCCAGACCGCATTCTACATAATCTTGGTCCTACTGGGCATTGTGGGTAACACCACGGTGATTGGCGTGATCTTGGACAGCGTGTTCAAAGACCCCAGTGGAGTACGTAACTCAGATATCATCCTGATGAACATGGTCTTGTCCAACCTGCTGGTGTCTGTTCTGAGGAACGTCCTGCTGGTCATCTCTGACCTGGGGCTGGAG ctgaaCTCTTCCAGAGACGGGTGTCACGTCCTGATGGGGGTGTGGGTGTGGCTTCGCTCAGCCAACGTGTGGTCAACACTCTTCCTCAGTGCTTTCCACTTCCAGACACTGAGACGCGTGGCCCCTCCCCCTGGGACTGTTCACAGACCCCGCAGGCCCCCCAAGACCCTCCTGATTAGCCTGGGCCTCATCTGGTTCCTCAACCTGATCTATGCTATACCTGCACACATCTACTCTACCAAGGGGAACAAGAACAGCACAGAG acCCTGATGTTGGTCAGCAGCACCACGCGCCCCCTGCTGGGCTGTGTGTGGAACTTCCCCTCCAGCTCCAACGGCCTGGCATATGCCACCACCTCCATGGTGATCCACGAGATCCTGCCTATCATCCTGATGGCCATCACCAACCTGGGCTccctctacacactctacacccACGGCAGGACCCACAACCCAGCACACATGACCCAGGACGCGCCCGTCATCAAGAGGATACCGGCTGAGAGACGGGCTGCCAAG GTGATTCTAGCCCTCATCATGCTCTTCATTGGGTCTTGGGGAACAAGCATAATTTCTATAAACTACTTCAACTACAACCGAGGTTTGTCAGCCGAGTTCCTTCTGGTTATAGCTCGCTTTGCCAACACTATCTTCATCGCCATTTCACCCATCGTGCTGGCATTGGGTCACCGGCGGCTGCGTGCTATCGCTAAGTCTTTTCTTACTCACTGA